The Nostoc cf. commune SO-36 genomic sequence TGGCTTTTGGGATATGTCCATGATGATGAGGTTTGAGGGGAGGAGAACATGAGGGATAATCTGTCGGCATCTTCTAGCGTAGATGCTGCGGAAGCGGGTAGTGAATTAGAATGTTTGCCCTATAGTGTCCAACATGACAATGAGGGCGTGTGTTTATTGGTAAAGATGGGGCCACACCGCATTTTGTTGGATTGCGGTTTGGAGGATATTTCATCGCTGGCTAAGGGGCTTACTAAGCCGATACGTGGAGCTAGTTCGCCCCTACCAGCAGATTTGGTTTTAATTAGTCACGCCCACCCAGATCACGCTAAAGGCTTACTGCCACTGCATAAAGCTTTTCCCAAGTTACCTATTTATGGTAGTGAGGTGACTAGCAAGTTACTGCCGCTAAATTGGCTAGACCAAAACCCTGAAGAAATTTCTCAATTTTGTCATGCCTTGCCGTTGCGATCGCCTATAGAGTTGCAAGATGGTTTGGTAGCAGAATTATTTCCCGCAGGGCATCTACCAGGGGCAGTTGCAATTCTCCTTACCTACACCACCAAGCAGCGTACTTACAAGTTACTGTATACAGGTGACTTTTTCCTGTCCAACTCCCGCTTAGTAGAAGGTTTGCGTTTAGAAGAATTGCGGGGCTTAGACTTGGATGTGCTAATCATTGAAGGTAGTTATGGCACATCCCGTCATCCTCACCGCCGCAACCAAGAAAATCAACTAGCCGAACGAATTAATCGCGCGATCGCTGACCATTGTTCTGTAATCCTTCCCACCCCTGCTTTAGGATTGGGTCAAGAATTATTAATGCTCTTGCGATCGCATCACCACTTCACCGGACGAGATTTAGATATCTGGGTAGATGGTGCTGTCGCTACTGGCTGCGATGCGTACCTCGAACTGCTACCCCATCTCCCCCCATCCGTACAGAACTTTGCCCGCCATCAACCCTTATTTTGGGATGAACGGGTGCGTCCCCGTGTGCGTCGTTTACAAGCAGAACATCGTCCCACCGTGGGCAAGTCCCCTTGTATTGTCCTCACCGACTCGACATCTGATTTAGGTGAACACTGCCAACTAGACACCGGGCCTTGGCTAATTCTCCTACCAGAAAAAATTGATATAAAAGTTAACAAAGAATATTTAGCACCTACCACTATTGAAACCTATCTCTTGGCTCAACATAGTGATGGCCCTGGTACTACGCAGCTAATTCATAATTTGCGACCCCAGCACGTCATTTTTGTCCACGGTTCGCCCTCCTACTTGGCAGACCTGACTAGCTTAGAGGAGTTACAAAATCGCTACCATATACATTCCCCGGCGGCTGAAACCTTAGTAGAATTACCCATCGGCGATACATTTTTACAGCCAGCAGCGCCAGAGACTAACTACGAAGGTGAGCTGACAGAGTTGGAAACAGTAATCACAATCAGCCTACCCAATATGATTACTGCTGATCCCCGTTGGCGGCAATTTGCCGATACTGGTTTAATCGAAGCTCGTTGGCAAGGGGAAGAAGTAGTATTAAGGGGATTGTCTCAACGAGAATTGCTCAACCAAAATAGCGATCGCTATACATGGACAGATGTAGACTGTTGTGGTACGTGCCGACATCAAAGGGGGCAGCGGTGTTGGAATCCAGCTTCCCCGTTGTATAACTTTAAGGTAACTCTAGAAGGTTACTGTCCTGCTTTTGAAGGTTTGAATGATAGCCAATAGTCATTAATCCGATGTCCTTGGTCATTTTTAATTAATGACGAATGACTAATGACTAATGACTAATGACCAATTATTCTGGATTCGAGTCAGTATAACGGTTGGGGATGCGCTCTGCTTCAGGACAATCTTCAGTCATCAGAGGTTCCACATTACCGCGTGGTACTGAAGCCAATTTTTGGGTTACAGCACCAATGCTCTCGAGGCGAACCATTTCTTCCCAAGAACAAACTTCGTCCTCTTCTTCTGTTTCATAGCGTAGGGTCACTAAGTCTCCCTCTATGTCTATGATGCGGGCGCGTTCAATCCAGCGTTGCTGGTCCCGCAAGAAAACACATACCTCGCGCCCATCGCAACAGAGTTGATAAATCTTGCGGTGTAGCATGTATTGTTTCTGCCTTTTTAAACAATGTAGTTAAACCTGTGAAAATCTGGGTTCTACCCCATTAGATTACACCTTTAAGAGATTAATTTCACCTTTTAGAACAAGTACGCTTCATGACCCAATCCCAAAACTTGCCCGTAGTTGTCAAAATATAGGAAATCTTAGGTCATCAGTCAATAGTTGCTCTAGCAATGCATTAAATCTCCCTCCGGCTCATTTTAGGGAATGTTTGCTTCATAGAAGTCAAACAATTCGGTACCTGTCCTACCCAGGTTTATATCTGTTGGTGACTCATTCTTACCATCATGTAATAAAGAATACTCCAAAACAATCGTTGATTGCGGTTGTTTAACTTGCCTACTTTTACTCATTGGCATTACTGAGAAGTCTGGGGACTTGGCTTTAGTTTTACCCACTTGTATCTGATCTTAACTCATTCTCTCGCTGACCTTGGTGCTTTTCAACAACAACACCCAAATAGTTTTGAGTTTTTAAGGTTTTTGCCTAATTATGACTCAGAAAATGGCAGAGAGGACAGACTATGAAAAATTTCCCTCTGCTGATGCTAGGAGAATATCAGCAAGATTTATACGGTAGGGGAAATTCCATTAGCACGCTTGACGAGGAAGCTTCTCGTTTGATTTGACCTGCGCGAACTGCATCGTATAAGGCTGCCAGGTCTGGCAAATCTTCTGACTGATAGCATTTAGTAGCTAGCACTTGCTGGAGTAACCCCTCAGATTCAACACTAAGATACCCAGTTTGAAAAGCAGATGCAATGATTGTGCGAATCATCTTGATTAGGGCAGAGTGAGCAATTTATTAGTTCTAGTGTGGAACATTTTTTTCTATTACTAGTTGATATGGAACATGAATACTATGTGATTAACATTACACATATATAGTGATTTTTGTCACAACAACAGTTAAGGAGGCAGGGTGTTGACTTTTGTTCAAAAATCTTAATAAAAAATTTTTCCCCAAACATCCAAAAAATATGCTGAAACATCGGCAATCAAGCAAAAAACTGGCGAAAATCCTCATCTTTTTGACTTAATTGCGCCCAGTCTAGATTTAAGG encodes the following:
- a CDS encoding DUF6679 family protein, coding for MLHRKIYQLCCDGREVCVFLRDQQRWIERARIIDIEGDLVTLRYETEEEDEVCSWEEMVRLESIGAVTQKLASVPRGNVEPLMTEDCPEAERIPNRYTDSNPE
- a CDS encoding MBL fold metallo-hydrolase — encoded protein: MRDNLSASSSVDAAEAGSELECLPYSVQHDNEGVCLLVKMGPHRILLDCGLEDISSLAKGLTKPIRGASSPLPADLVLISHAHPDHAKGLLPLHKAFPKLPIYGSEVTSKLLPLNWLDQNPEEISQFCHALPLRSPIELQDGLVAELFPAGHLPGAVAILLTYTTKQRTYKLLYTGDFFLSNSRLVEGLRLEELRGLDLDVLIIEGSYGTSRHPHRRNQENQLAERINRAIADHCSVILPTPALGLGQELLMLLRSHHHFTGRDLDIWVDGAVATGCDAYLELLPHLPPSVQNFARHQPLFWDERVRPRVRRLQAEHRPTVGKSPCIVLTDSTSDLGEHCQLDTGPWLILLPEKIDIKVNKEYLAPTTIETYLLAQHSDGPGTTQLIHNLRPQHVIFVHGSPSYLADLTSLEELQNRYHIHSPAAETLVELPIGDTFLQPAAPETNYEGELTELETVITISLPNMITADPRWRQFADTGLIEARWQGEEVVLRGLSQRELLNQNSDRYTWTDVDCCGTCRHQRGQRCWNPASPLYNFKVTLEGYCPAFEGLNDSQ